The following coding sequences are from one Anolis sagrei isolate rAnoSag1 chromosome 6, rAnoSag1.mat, whole genome shotgun sequence window:
- the LOC132779482 gene encoding putative protein FAM10A4 encodes MDPKSVGDLQALLDLYKQDPTLLRAKQLSFLRDSLESMGDTISGFQRIEAFPLTLGKEEEKLSEQPTSDESDLEMDEDGVIKPDEDDPQEMGNENLEVTNEMKGKADQKTEEAHSALEAGDLQNAIDLFTEAIKLNPHSSILYVNRASTFIKMQKPNAAIRDCNKASELNPDDAQAYKWRGKAHMLLGHWEEAAEDLALACIWDYDEETNVLLKEVQPKALKMIEHHTKYKRKRTLKKIQKIQDTLDWIKSILEEQEKTHREENIWQWMNRVYRRYLDFFMAIIDPRIILAWLDVTWNPDNISKYRDNHKFMKFIGQVE; translated from the coding sequence ATGGATCCTAAAAGTGTTGGTGATCTTCAAGCTTTGCTTGACCTTTACAAACAGGACCCAACACTCTTAAGAGCAAAACAACTTAGTTTCCTGAGAGATTCATTGGAAAGCATGGGAGACACTATTTCAGGCTTCCAGAGAATTGAAGCCTTTCCTTTGACACTTGGTAAAGAGGAAGAGAAGCTATCAGAGCAACCTACAAGTGATGAGAGTGATTTAGAGATGGATGAAGATGGGGTAATTAAACCAGATGAAGACGATCCCCAAGAAATGGGAAATGAAAACCTGGAAGTGACAAATGAAATGAAAGGCAAGGCTGACCAGAAGACAGAAGAGGCTCATTCAGCTCTAGAGGCAGGAGATTTACAGAATGCTATTGATCTGTTTACTGAGGCTATCAAGTTGAATCCACACTCCTCAATCTTGTATGTCAACCGAGCCAGCACCTTTATCAAAATGCAAAAGCCCAATGCTGCCATTAGAGACTGTAACAAGGCCTCAGAGCTCAACCCTGATGATGCTCAGGCCTACAAGTGGAGAGGAAAAGCACATATGCTTTTGGGCCACTGGGAGGAAGCTGCTGAGGACCTTGCCCTAGCCTGTATATGGGATTATGATGAGGAAACAAATGTGCTTCTAAAGGAAGTACAGCCCAAAGCCTTGAAGATGATTGAACATCACACTAAATATAAGAGAAAGCGCACACTGAAGAAGATCCAGAAGATCCAAGATACTCTAGACTGGATCAAAAGTATCTTGGAAGAACAAGAGAAGACACACAGAGAGGAGAATATCTGGCAGTGGATGAATCGAGTCTATCGAAGGTACTTGGACTTTTTTATGGCCATTATAGATCCAAGGATTATCCTTGCCTGGCTGGATGTCACCTGGAACCCAGATAATATCTCCAAATATCGAGACAACCACAAGTTTATGAAGTTCATTGGTCAGGTTGAATGA